From Rudanella lutea DSM 19387, a single genomic window includes:
- a CDS encoding PAS domain-containing sensor histidine kinase, giving the protein MNLLTKALLELTPGPLGVFQGLTSPEGLLVDLLLVEANPAAQHLWKLPGTPAHTTTLSSLVPNLPSDAYRQILNTLRQAEPQTQWLTLPGESGRLSFLKLPDSPHFLVGGHRQTTLIAPSGTDAQHQTLAKQNELLRSVLDSSQSQIAAFEAIRNEAGEIVDFRYVLQNETNRRTTRRDDHQVIGHTMLEYFPHTVETGVFARYAQVADTGTPARLDIPYQYDGLSGYFDVSVVKWGDGIVLTIQDKPESWEAEQQRKHQTELLQRVIDHSPVGIILAEAIRDETDDIVDFRYLLTNSFNAGLVGRTVADMAGQLISTLFPNWQTIPLFDTFYTVTQTGESQRYSFEYNHFGTRGWFEGSFIKHGDGVLFTFLDVSAIKQAEVDQEILANQLEAILDNSQTALSLHEAIRDSDGKIVDFRTVRGNRLAREIWGPLTETILTKPFSQVPNPTYEADFARYCRVVETGQPETVEFTYGPQTFLMATGKLGDGVVISFIDISEVRRSRQQLEIVIQELKRSNESLQQFAYVASHDLQEPLRKIMAFGDLLTERHHNSLDTNAVDLVQRMQQSARRMSMLIRDLLDYSRISTLKDQFEPINLNLVMTDVLNDLDLLIRDSGANIQVEQLPTVQGSALQMQQLFSNLVSNALKFQQSDLSPHVLVSCQPADPDSLPADLNPNGQYWQISVQDNGIGFEKQYAERIFQVFQRLHSKAKFVGTGVGLAICRRVVENHNGAIRATSELGKGSVFTIWLPA; this is encoded by the coding sequence ATGAATTTACTGACCAAAGCTTTACTGGAGTTAACACCCGGCCCGCTGGGGGTGTTTCAGGGTTTGACCAGCCCTGAGGGTCTCCTTGTCGACTTGCTTCTGGTCGAGGCAAACCCCGCAGCGCAGCACCTCTGGAAGCTTCCGGGTACCCCCGCTCACACAACCACGCTTTCGTCGTTAGTCCCCAACCTCCCCTCTGACGCCTATCGCCAGATACTGAATACCTTACGCCAGGCTGAACCTCAGACACAGTGGCTGACCCTACCCGGCGAATCGGGTCGGCTGTCGTTTCTAAAGCTACCCGACAGCCCTCATTTTCTGGTCGGTGGACATCGGCAAACTACCCTGATTGCCCCCTCTGGAACCGACGCCCAACATCAGACTCTGGCGAAACAAAACGAACTACTCCGATCGGTACTCGACAGCTCGCAGAGCCAGATTGCCGCGTTTGAAGCCATCCGAAATGAAGCAGGCGAAATTGTGGATTTCCGGTACGTGCTGCAAAACGAGACCAACCGCCGGACAACCCGACGCGACGACCATCAGGTGATTGGCCACACCATGCTCGAGTATTTTCCGCACACGGTTGAAACAGGTGTATTTGCCCGTTATGCGCAGGTTGCTGACACCGGTACCCCCGCCCGGCTCGATATACCGTACCAGTACGATGGACTGTCGGGATATTTTGATGTATCGGTTGTGAAGTGGGGCGATGGAATTGTGCTCACCATTCAGGATAAGCCCGAAAGCTGGGAGGCCGAACAACAGCGAAAACACCAGACCGAACTGCTTCAGCGCGTGATCGATCACTCGCCGGTGGGTATTATTCTGGCCGAAGCCATTCGGGACGAAACAGACGACATTGTAGATTTCCGGTATTTGCTGACCAACTCGTTCAACGCCGGGCTCGTTGGGCGTACCGTAGCCGATATGGCCGGACAGCTAATCAGCACGCTGTTTCCGAACTGGCAGACGATACCCCTTTTTGATACGTTTTACACCGTCACCCAAACCGGTGAAAGCCAACGGTATTCGTTCGAATATAACCATTTCGGAACACGCGGCTGGTTTGAAGGTTCGTTTATTAAGCATGGCGACGGAGTTCTGTTCACGTTTCTCGATGTGTCGGCTATCAAGCAGGCCGAGGTCGATCAGGAAATTCTGGCCAATCAGCTCGAAGCTATCCTCGATAATTCGCAAACGGCTCTTTCGCTGCACGAAGCCATTCGGGATTCGGACGGCAAGATTGTGGATTTTCGGACAGTGCGCGGGAATCGACTCGCGCGCGAAATCTGGGGACCATTGACAGAAACCATTCTAACCAAGCCCTTTAGCCAGGTACCCAACCCCACCTATGAGGCCGATTTTGCCCGATACTGCCGGGTCGTAGAAACCGGACAACCCGAAACCGTTGAGTTTACCTACGGCCCGCAAACGTTTCTGATGGCAACCGGTAAGCTGGGCGACGGCGTGGTGATTTCGTTTATCGACATCTCCGAAGTCCGGCGGTCGCGCCAGCAACTGGAGATTGTGATTCAGGAGTTGAAACGCTCCAACGAGAGCCTGCAACAGTTTGCCTACGTAGCCTCGCACGATTTGCAGGAGCCCCTGCGCAAGATTATGGCCTTCGGCGACTTACTCACCGAGCGACACCACAATTCACTGGACACCAACGCCGTAGATCTGGTGCAACGGATGCAGCAGTCGGCCCGGCGGATGTCGATGTTGATTCGGGACCTGCTTGATTACTCGCGCATCTCGACCCTGAAAGACCAGTTTGAACCGATTAATCTGAATCTGGTGATGACCGACGTGCTGAACGATCTGGACTTACTCATCCGCGATTCAGGGGCCAATATTCAGGTAGAGCAGTTGCCCACTGTTCAGGGGTCAGCGTTACAAATGCAACAACTGTTTAGTAACCTGGTCAGCAACGCCCTGAAATTTCAGCAGAGTGATCTGTCTCCTCACGTTTTAGTCAGTTGCCAGCCTGCCGACCCCGACAGCCTGCCCGCCGACCTGAACCCCAACGGACAGTATTGGCAGATTTCGGTGCAGGACAACGGCATTGGCTTCGAGAAACAGTACGCCGAACGCATTTTCCAGGTTTTCCAGCGACTCCACAGCAAAGCCAAATTTGTGGGTACAGGTGTCGGCCTGGCGATTTGCCGCCGAGTAGTCGAAAATCATAACGGCGCCATTCGGGCAACGAGCGAACTCGGCAAAGGCTCGGTATTTACGATTTGGCTCCCGGCCTGA
- a CDS encoding 3-keto-disaccharide hydrolase, with the protein MKRLLILLAPAVMLACATPKSNVSSTAGARSQKGDGWVSLFNGKNLDGWKVAENPATFSVQDGAIVVFGPRAHLFYDGPVNNHTFKNFEWKATVKTMPGSNSGMFIHTGYQEKGWPAKGYEIQVNQTHTDWRKTGSVYALQDVKEVFVKDDEWYTEQITVQGKMVTVRINDKIINQYTEPDSISNKPNITRKLSSGTVALQGHDPKSKVLFKDIMIRVLPD; encoded by the coding sequence ATGAAACGTCTCCTTATCCTTCTGGCCCCGGCTGTGATGCTGGCCTGTGCCACCCCTAAATCCAACGTGTCGTCGACCGCAGGCGCCCGCAGCCAAAAAGGCGATGGTTGGGTGAGTTTATTTAACGGCAAAAACCTCGACGGCTGGAAAGTAGCCGAAAACCCGGCTACTTTCTCGGTACAGGACGGCGCGATTGTGGTATTCGGTCCTCGGGCACACCTGTTTTACGACGGGCCGGTCAATAACCATACCTTCAAAAATTTCGAGTGGAAGGCGACCGTGAAAACCATGCCCGGCTCCAACTCCGGCATGTTTATTCATACCGGCTATCAGGAGAAAGGCTGGCCCGCCAAAGGCTACGAAATTCAGGTAAACCAAACCCATACCGACTGGCGTAAAACGGGCAGTGTATATGCCCTTCAGGACGTAAAAGAGGTGTTCGTGAAAGACGATGAGTGGTACACCGAGCAGATCACGGTACAGGGCAAAATGGTTACGGTACGGATCAACGACAAGATCATTAACCAGTACACCGAGCCCGACAGCATCAGCAATAAGCCCAATATTACCCGCAAACTAAGCAGTGGTACGGTGGCCTTGCAGGGCCACGACCCCAAAAGTAAAGTGTTGTTTAAAGACATCATGATTCGGGTACTACCCGACTAA
- a CDS encoding glycoside hydrolase family 113 produces MQLSSVLLLLGILSCQSVASYRTQEPKMKGVNLVAPPRQPAPDALSGPRQVGADWVAVVPYGFCQQGDPHFYYSGNPPPGRRNMGQWWGETPQGVAETIRMAREQNLRVMLKPHVWMMGGSHLDLAFANEADWLTFETDYTKYILHNAHLADSLRVDLFCITTELDRFAVARPQFWSRLIGQVKAIYKGKLTYAANWDRYAQIPFWNELDYIGVDAYFPLSDSPTPSVRAMNRGWKDHVQALGELSGEKQKPILFTEFGYRACTYTARRPWESDTDCTPSEQAQAQAYTALFESVWHQPWFAGGFVWKWFLTDSPNTRHPDQYSPQNRAAANTLKDAWH; encoded by the coding sequence ATGCAACTTTCATCTGTATTGCTGCTTCTGGGGATTCTGAGCTGCCAATCGGTGGCCTCGTACCGCACGCAGGAGCCGAAGATGAAAGGCGTCAATCTGGTGGCCCCGCCCCGCCAACCCGCACCCGATGCCCTAAGCGGGCCACGGCAGGTGGGGGCCGACTGGGTTGCCGTAGTTCCGTACGGGTTTTGTCAGCAGGGTGACCCGCACTTTTACTACAGCGGCAACCCGCCACCGGGCAGGCGGAACATGGGGCAGTGGTGGGGCGAAACCCCGCAGGGAGTAGCCGAAACCATCCGAATGGCACGGGAGCAAAACCTGAGGGTGATGCTGAAGCCGCACGTCTGGATGATGGGCGGCTCACACCTCGACCTCGCATTTGCCAACGAGGCCGATTGGCTGACGTTTGAAACCGATTACACAAAATACATTCTGCACAACGCACACCTGGCCGATTCGCTCCGGGTCGATCTGTTTTGCATCACCACCGAACTGGACCGGTTCGCCGTAGCCCGGCCCCAATTCTGGAGCCGACTGATTGGTCAGGTCAAAGCCATTTACAAAGGCAAGCTAACCTACGCGGCCAATTGGGATCGGTACGCGCAGATTCCGTTCTGGAACGAACTCGACTACATTGGTGTGGATGCCTACTTTCCGCTCTCCGACAGCCCAACGCCGAGTGTGCGGGCCATGAATCGGGGTTGGAAAGATCATGTACAAGCGTTGGGCGAACTAAGTGGCGAAAAGCAGAAGCCAATCCTGTTTACGGAGTTTGGTTACCGGGCCTGCACCTACACGGCCCGGCGGCCCTGGGAGTCGGACACCGACTGCACACCCAGCGAACAGGCACAGGCACAAGCCTACACGGCCCTGTTTGAGTCGGTGTGGCATCAGCCCTGGTTTGCGGGTGGGTTCGTTTGGAAATGGTTTCTGACCGATTCTCCCAACACACGGCATCCAGACCAGTATAGCCCGCAAAACCGGGCAGCGGCCAACACGCTTAAAGACGCCTGGCATTAG
- a CDS encoding VCBS repeat-containing protein, with translation MLRELRAHIALLVTLVSISSCQQDKPLFTLVPTSETGITFSNRITDNDTFNIVDFEYIYNGGGVSIADFNGDSLQDIFFTGNQSANRLYINKGKKGGASLQFADVTKQAAVDGNGKWCSGVALVDINNDGRMDIYVGATVSKNAARRENLLFINEGNQTGADGLSVPVFKERAHEYGIADDGHTTHSAFFDYDNDGDLDLYVLTNTIEQYPNAYRIKVKDGSSATTDRLYRNMTVERKTGKASAPAGTPLFVNVSREAGILTEGYGLGISIVDINRDGWKDIYVTNDYITDDLLYINNQKGGFTDRAADYFKHTSNSAMGNDVADINNDGLAEVVAVDMQPRDNYRKKMLMGPNSYQNYLNNEEFKYNYQYVRNTLQLNGGPRPGSKDPVFSEISLLADVAETDWSWSPLLADFDHDGYRDLMITNGFPKDITDRDFVSFRQESGSVATKSYLLSQIPVVKISNYAFRNRAGDSDNEPLLFDDVTQDWGLFKPSFSNGAAYGDLDNDGDLEYVTNNINDSAFVYRNNLMEQKAGQTSYLRVGFVGTEYNRMGLGTLVEIDYKDAKGVARRQVYEHSPYRGYLSTVEPFAHFGLGTIKAVDRVRIIWPGINGQPARQQVLTNVKTNQVLTADARKATEPYQPDTPQTAPSPLRDITDSVGVQFVHQEPEYIDFNNQKLLPHKLSQFGPAVAAGDVNGDGLDDFFVGGSRQHSGTFFLQQTSGRFTSQPLLPGPTPNPRKPEEDMGVLLFDADTDGDLDLYIASGSCEDNAGAPTYQDRLYVNNGKGQFTLAPGSLPVNTTSKSCVKAADFDRDGDLDLFVGGRVEPDQYPKPVTSLLLRNDSPKGGTGAPRFTDVTAKVAPALQNVGLVCDALWTDPDNDGWPDLMLAGEFMALTLLKNGQKQPFTAVPISPDVKGWWNSLTPGDFDADGDIDYIAGNLGLNARMRASKLEPVRLYAGDFDNNGFYDAIPTIFIPETANEGAPRKEYTFHGRDDLIKQMIVMRKRFPFYKDFTTASIDKLLTEEERSKAMVLEANEFRSMYLENKGVGSDGKAQFAMHPLPTLAQLGPIFGMVTQDVDNDGNLDVVLVGNDYSGEVSIGRYDALNGLWLRGNGKGGFTPTTSAASGFYVPGNAKGLAQLTDANGRPLLVATQNRGKLCIFRQTTPSRSIRLQPNDASGLVTLPTGKRQRVEFGYGQSFLSQSARQLVLPPNVKSVVITDGTGKQRQL, from the coding sequence ATGCTTCGTGAATTACGCGCCCATATTGCTCTTTTAGTTACTCTTGTCTCAATCTCCTCTTGTCAACAAGACAAACCTTTATTTACACTTGTACCGACATCTGAAACCGGTATCACGTTTAGTAACCGCATTACCGACAATGACACCTTTAACATTGTCGATTTTGAGTATATTTACAATGGTGGCGGGGTAAGTATTGCCGATTTCAATGGCGACAGTTTGCAGGATATCTTTTTCACCGGAAACCAGTCCGCCAACAGGCTCTACATTAACAAAGGGAAAAAAGGCGGGGCCTCACTTCAGTTTGCCGATGTGACGAAGCAGGCAGCCGTTGATGGAAACGGTAAGTGGTGTTCTGGTGTAGCCCTTGTCGATATCAACAATGATGGCCGAATGGACATATATGTGGGTGCTACCGTGAGCAAAAACGCAGCCCGCCGTGAAAATTTACTGTTTATTAATGAAGGCAACCAAACCGGAGCTGATGGCCTTTCGGTACCAGTCTTCAAAGAGCGGGCCCACGAATATGGCATTGCCGACGATGGGCACACGACCCATTCTGCCTTTTTTGACTACGACAATGACGGAGATCTTGACCTGTACGTACTCACCAATACAATTGAACAGTACCCCAACGCGTACCGGATCAAAGTAAAAGACGGCTCGTCGGCCACAACCGACCGACTGTATCGGAACATGACCGTCGAGCGGAAAACCGGCAAAGCAAGCGCCCCGGCCGGAACCCCGCTTTTTGTCAACGTCTCACGTGAGGCCGGTATTCTGACCGAGGGCTACGGATTGGGAATTTCGATCGTAGATATTAACCGCGACGGCTGGAAAGATATTTACGTCACCAACGACTACATCACCGACGACCTGCTTTATATCAATAACCAGAAAGGTGGGTTTACCGACCGGGCGGCTGATTATTTCAAGCACACCAGCAACTCGGCCATGGGCAACGACGTGGCGGATATTAACAACGACGGACTAGCCGAAGTGGTAGCCGTGGACATGCAACCCCGCGACAATTACCGCAAGAAGATGTTGATGGGCCCCAATAGCTACCAAAACTACCTTAACAATGAGGAGTTTAAGTACAATTACCAGTATGTGCGCAATACACTTCAGCTGAACGGTGGTCCGCGCCCCGGTAGTAAAGACCCTGTGTTTTCAGAAATCAGCCTGCTGGCCGACGTAGCCGAAACGGACTGGAGCTGGTCTCCCCTACTGGCCGACTTTGACCACGATGGCTACCGAGACCTGATGATAACCAACGGGTTTCCGAAAGATATCACTGACCGTGATTTCGTTAGTTTTCGGCAGGAGAGCGGATCTGTAGCCACCAAAAGCTACCTGCTGAGCCAAATTCCGGTTGTTAAGATTAGCAACTACGCGTTTCGGAACCGCGCCGGAGACTCAGACAACGAACCATTGCTCTTCGACGACGTGACGCAGGACTGGGGCTTATTTAAACCCTCTTTCTCCAACGGTGCTGCCTACGGTGATCTCGACAACGACGGAGACCTCGAATACGTTACGAACAACATCAACGACTCTGCCTTTGTGTACCGCAACAACTTAATGGAGCAAAAGGCTGGCCAGACCAGCTACCTCCGCGTTGGGTTTGTAGGGACAGAATATAACCGCATGGGGCTCGGCACCCTCGTTGAAATCGATTACAAAGATGCCAAAGGAGTAGCCCGGCGGCAGGTTTACGAGCATAGCCCATACCGGGGGTATCTGTCGACAGTTGAGCCGTTTGCCCACTTCGGTCTGGGCACGATCAAAGCCGTTGACCGGGTGCGTATCATCTGGCCGGGTATCAACGGACAACCCGCCCGCCAACAGGTCCTGACCAACGTAAAAACCAATCAGGTACTCACCGCCGACGCCCGCAAAGCCACCGAGCCGTACCAACCCGATACGCCACAGACAGCCCCAAGCCCGCTGCGCGATATTACCGACTCTGTAGGGGTACAGTTTGTACATCAGGAGCCCGAGTACATCGATTTCAACAACCAGAAACTTCTGCCCCACAAACTGTCGCAGTTTGGCCCGGCGGTAGCAGCTGGTGATGTCAACGGCGATGGTCTCGACGATTTCTTCGTGGGAGGCTCGCGCCAACACAGCGGTACGTTTTTCCTCCAGCAGACGAGCGGGCGGTTTACATCGCAACCCCTCTTGCCGGGGCCGACACCCAACCCACGCAAGCCGGAAGAAGACATGGGTGTGCTTTTGTTTGACGCTGATACCGATGGCGACCTCGATTTGTACATTGCCAGTGGTAGTTGCGAAGACAATGCCGGTGCCCCTACGTACCAGGATCGGCTTTACGTGAACAACGGTAAAGGCCAGTTTACGCTGGCGCCGGGCAGCCTGCCCGTCAACACCACCAGCAAGTCGTGTGTGAAAGCTGCCGATTTTGACCGCGATGGCGATCTTGATCTGTTTGTGGGTGGCCGCGTAGAACCTGACCAGTACCCTAAACCAGTTACGAGCCTGCTGCTTCGCAACGATTCCCCCAAAGGGGGTACAGGCGCACCCCGGTTTACCGATGTAACGGCGAAAGTAGCCCCGGCTCTGCAAAACGTCGGGCTGGTGTGCGACGCTCTCTGGACCGACCCCGATAACGATGGCTGGCCCGACCTGATGCTGGCAGGCGAGTTTATGGCACTCACGCTCCTGAAAAATGGGCAGAAACAACCCTTTACGGCTGTACCCATCTCGCCCGATGTAAAGGGTTGGTGGAACTCGCTTACCCCCGGCGACTTCGATGCCGATGGCGATATCGATTACATTGCCGGGAACCTCGGCCTCAACGCCCGCATGCGGGCCAGTAAGCTCGAACCCGTGCGCCTGTACGCTGGTGATTTCGACAACAATGGCTTCTACGACGCTATTCCGACCATCTTTATTCCCGAAACTGCCAACGAAGGTGCCCCGCGTAAAGAGTACACGTTTCACGGCCGCGACGACCTCATTAAGCAAATGATTGTGATGCGGAAGCGGTTTCCGTTCTACAAAGATTTCACCACGGCCAGCATCGACAAGCTCCTGACCGAAGAGGAACGCAGTAAGGCTATGGTACTCGAAGCCAATGAGTTTCGTTCGATGTACCTCGAAAACAAAGGAGTCGGTAGCGACGGCAAAGCCCAGTTTGCTATGCACCCACTGCCTACGCTGGCGCAGCTGGGGCCTATTTTTGGTATGGTTACTCAGGATGTAGATAACGACGGTAACCTCGATGTGGTGCTGGTTGGCAATGACTACAGCGGAGAGGTGTCAATAGGCCGGTACGATGCCCTCAACGGACTATGGCTCCGGGGCAACGGCAAAGGTGGTTTTACGCCCACTACCTCGGCAGCCAGTGGTTTTTATGTGCCGGGCAACGCTAAGGGGTTGGCTCAGCTCACCGATGCCAACGGCCGCCCACTGCTGGTAGCCACTCAAAACCGGGGTAAATTGTGTATCTTCCGGCAAACAACACCCAGCCGGAGCATCCGGCTGCAACCCAACGACGCCAGTGGGTTGGTCACACTGCCTACTGGTAAACGTCAGCGGGTTGAGTTTGGGTATGGTCAGTCCTTTTTGTCGCAGTCGGCGCGCCAGCTGGTGTTGCCCCCCAACGTAAAGTCTGTTGTGATTACCGACGGAACCGGCAAACAGCGACAGTTGTAA
- a CDS encoding SusC/RagA family TonB-linked outer membrane protein encodes MRTTLYRLSQAALLCTLMLFSSIVVMAQDRRITGKITGADGPVPGVNIVIKGTTTGTTTDANGAYALNLRGANPVLVISAIGYKGQEVAVGNRSEVNITLEDDATALSEVVVTGYTTDDRRTVTGAVSTVKARALQAQPSGNVEQQLQGRVSGVTVITNGQPGTNSQVRVRGFGAFGGNEPLYVVDGVPVGSVNFVAPDDVETTTVLKDAAAASIYGARAANGVIVITTRKGSKTPKKLQVTYDGQIGATDPGKGQEMLKPTEFADWTWRQFRNTAFQNGTAPAYSHPQFGTGATPIIPDFINVGGRAGVVGSVDLAAERLKYNINPAAGAIYQVVRANKEGTDWYDAVTRVAAVQRHGLGFTGSGEGSRFYIGLSAQNQQGILLNNDFKRYSFRANSEFDLGKKVRIGENVQFTYLSVLGQGGAGNGQGVAADENDILQAFRMPSIIPVYDEFGGYAGTAAKGFNNPRNPVASRQGLSNNRGFNTLGFGNIYLEVDPIENLTLRSTVGGQYGSFYNYGYSRLQYENSENNSAFGYNEGGGYSFAWVLTNTAAYKRKFGVHGVDVIVGQEALNTGVGRNINGNGQNPFSTDPNYITLSTVASTGRQVNSGQFKGVNFYSLFGRLNYIYNDKYIVTGVIRRDGSSRFGANNRYGVFPAASVAWRMSSEEFMKDLSWVTEFKVRGGYGLMGNSNNVDPANQYSLYAANLGNSAYDINGSNSSTVDGYYRSRIGNPDAKWETSITSNIGFDGSFFNNRLEVILDIWRKDTKDLLFQVPIPDVIGTYASAPSVNIGKMRNQGIDLQVITRGKIGAEVGYEANITASTLSNKIEYLAPGLTYLTTVNPGFRGINPIRNQLGYSLSAFYGYQVTGLFQSKAEVDAAPKQEGAAPGRFRYADINGDNKIDANDRTYLGSPVPKFTGGLNLRFTYRGFDVEMYGYTSIGNKIFNVSKWFTDFYPSFAGAAISARVRDSWSPENPGGTVPIFEAASNFSTNTQSNSYYVEDGSYFRMQNLSFGYNLPSSILNKIKLQRLRVFVSTNNLFTITKYQGLDPSVGGNADTNFGIDVGNYPITRSVLGGVSLSF; translated from the coding sequence ATGAGAACAACTCTCTACAGGCTATCTCAGGCTGCGCTGTTATGCACACTGATGCTATTCAGTAGCATTGTGGTGATGGCCCAGGACCGCCGGATTACTGGGAAAATCACCGGTGCTGATGGACCCGTTCCCGGAGTGAACATTGTGATCAAGGGCACAACGACCGGTACAACTACCGATGCCAATGGTGCGTACGCGTTGAACCTGCGGGGTGCAAATCCAGTGCTGGTTATTTCTGCAATCGGTTACAAAGGCCAGGAAGTAGCAGTGGGTAACCGCTCTGAAGTGAACATCACCCTCGAAGACGACGCCACCGCTCTGTCGGAAGTTGTTGTAACGGGTTACACCACTGACGATCGGCGCACGGTAACGGGTGCCGTCTCGACGGTGAAAGCGCGGGCACTGCAGGCTCAGCCTTCGGGCAACGTAGAGCAGCAGCTGCAGGGTCGCGTATCGGGTGTGACGGTTATCACCAACGGTCAGCCGGGTACCAACAGCCAGGTACGCGTGCGGGGTTTCGGTGCCTTCGGTGGTAACGAGCCTCTGTACGTAGTTGACGGGGTGCCCGTTGGCTCGGTGAACTTCGTTGCTCCGGACGACGTGGAGACAACCACCGTACTGAAAGACGCTGCGGCTGCGTCAATCTACGGTGCGCGTGCTGCCAACGGCGTTATCGTTATTACGACCCGGAAGGGCTCGAAGACTCCCAAGAAATTGCAGGTAACGTACGACGGTCAGATTGGTGCTACAGATCCGGGCAAAGGTCAGGAGATGTTGAAGCCAACCGAGTTTGCTGACTGGACTTGGCGTCAGTTCCGCAACACAGCGTTCCAGAACGGGACGGCTCCTGCCTACAGCCACCCACAGTTTGGTACGGGTGCTACACCGATTATCCCTGATTTCATTAACGTAGGGGGCCGTGCAGGCGTAGTAGGTAGCGTTGACCTGGCGGCTGAGCGGTTGAAGTACAACATCAACCCAGCAGCTGGTGCTATCTATCAGGTAGTTCGGGCCAACAAAGAAGGTACCGACTGGTACGATGCCGTTACGCGGGTAGCCGCTGTACAGCGTCATGGTCTGGGCTTTACTGGTAGTGGCGAAGGAAGCCGTTTCTATATTGGCTTGAGCGCTCAGAATCAGCAGGGTATCCTTCTGAACAACGATTTCAAGCGCTACTCGTTCCGGGCTAACTCAGAATTTGATCTGGGCAAGAAAGTTCGGATTGGTGAGAACGTTCAGTTTACCTACCTGTCGGTATTGGGTCAGGGCGGTGCTGGTAACGGTCAGGGTGTAGCTGCCGACGAAAACGACATTCTGCAGGCTTTCCGTATGCCTTCAATCATTCCGGTGTACGACGAGTTCGGTGGATATGCGGGTACGGCTGCCAAAGGCTTCAACAACCCACGTAACCCGGTGGCAAGCCGTCAGGGTCTGTCCAACAACCGTGGTTTCAACACGCTGGGCTTTGGTAACATCTACCTCGAGGTTGATCCGATCGAAAACCTGACCCTACGTAGCACGGTGGGTGGTCAGTACGGTAGCTTCTACAACTATGGCTACAGCCGCCTGCAGTACGAAAACTCGGAAAACAACTCGGCATTTGGCTACAACGAAGGTGGTGGCTATTCATTTGCCTGGGTGTTGACCAACACGGCGGCTTACAAGCGTAAGTTTGGTGTACACGGTGTTGACGTAATCGTGGGTCAGGAAGCCCTGAACACCGGTGTTGGCCGGAACATCAATGGTAACGGTCAGAACCCATTCTCAACCGACCCAAACTACATCACGCTGAGCACGGTGGCCTCAACGGGTCGTCAGGTAAACAGTGGTCAGTTCAAGGGGGTTAACTTCTACTCACTGTTCGGTCGTTTGAACTACATCTACAACGACAAGTATATCGTAACGGGTGTGATTCGTCGCGACGGTTCAAGCCGTTTCGGTGCCAACAACCGCTACGGTGTGTTCCCGGCTGCTTCGGTAGCATGGCGTATGTCGTCTGAAGAGTTCATGAAAGACCTCTCGTGGGTGACTGAGTTCAAAGTACGGGGTGGTTATGGTTTGATGGGTAACTCAAACAACGTTGACCCGGCTAACCAGTACAGCTTGTATGCCGCTAACCTCGGCAACTCGGCCTACGATATCAACGGTTCGAACTCAAGCACGGTTGACGGTTACTACCGCTCACGGATCGGTAACCCCGATGCTAAGTGGGAGACCTCGATCACGAGCAACATCGGTTTTGATGGTTCGTTTTTCAATAACCGTCTGGAAGTTATCCTCGACATCTGGCGGAAAGACACCAAGGATCTTCTGTTCCAGGTGCCTATTCCTGACGTAATCGGTACGTATGCTTCGGCTCCTTCGGTTAACATCGGTAAGATGCGTAACCAGGGTATCGACCTTCAGGTAATTACCCGTGGTAAAATCGGTGCCGAAGTAGGTTACGAAGCGAACATCACCGCCAGCACGCTGAGCAACAAAATTGAGTACCTCGCTCCGGGTCTGACCTACCTGACTACTGTAAACCCAGGTTTCCGGGGTATCAACCCGATTCGGAACCAGTTGGGCTACTCACTGTCAGCGTTCTACGGCTACCAGGTGACTGGCTTGTTCCAGAGCAAAGCTGAAGTAGACGCTGCGCCGAAGCAGGAAGGTGCCGCTCCAGGCCGTTTCCGGTATGCTGATATCAACGGTGACAACAAGATCGACGCGAACGACCGGACCTACCTCGGTAGCCCTGTTCCGAAATTCACGGGTGGTCTGAACCTGCGCTTCACGTATCGTGGATTCGATGTTGAAATGTATGGTTACACCTCAATCGGTAACAAGATTTTCAACGTATCGAAGTGGTTCACCGACTTCTACCCATCGTTTGCGGGTGCGGCTATCAGCGCCCGCGTGCGTGACTCATGGTCACCTGAGAACCCCGGTGGTACTGTGCCCATTTTCGAAGCAGCTTCGAACTTCAGCACCAACACCCAGTCGAACTCGTACTACGTAGAAGACGGTTCGTACTTCCGGATGCAGAACCTGTCGTTTGGCTACAACCTGCCAAGCAGCATTCTGAACAAAATCAAATTGCAGCGTCTGCGCGTATTCGTATCAACAAACAACCTGTTCACGATCACGAAATACCAGGGTCTTGACCCAAGCGTAGGTGGTAACGCTGATACTAACTTTGGTATTGATGTAGGAAACTACCCAATTACTCGTAGCGTACTGGGCGGTGTTTCTCTGTCATTCTAA